One Campylobacter concisus DNA segment encodes these proteins:
- the recG gene encoding ATP-dependent DNA helicase RecG, translated as MKFEASDRAKLLKIGVLSLLDLALVLPKGFEDTTIAKSPREGQVCINVKITSLASRPGMLTALAFCEQWQSSVKIVIFNAKSWHYGAFKMGKEMAIYGLCSYAFGSWQIVNPKITTKIGQIVPKFKTELKDDEVKKLILKYINLQNLLAEGLSEREAKFLANLQRLDEQSVQILYHLKNDGEGVQILKFVEIFNYIKKLSAKKTYFKSPKIKLFDINSWLKSLPFTPTNDQLNAINDIRDDLSAVQAKRRVIMGDVGSGKTLVILAAALSVYPQSAILMAPTSILSEQIFNEAKRLLPPFMNVMLVQSGEKKIDFGGANLIIGTHALLFHELPNSPLVMVDEQHRFGSNQRKKIEELASNEDERANFVQFSATPIPRTLSLIRSEIVNFSFLKQMPFKKNITSQILGASEFGYLLTHIKKQLAGGFQVAIIYPLVESSESSNYQSLNEAQGFWLKNFKNVFVTHGKDKEKEEILRRFREEGEILLSTTVIEVGISLPRLNTIVIVGAERLGLATLHQLRGRVGRNGGDGYCFLFTKLKEAPARLKEFCATNDGFKVAELDLKNRQSGDILNGFFQHGATFNFYDYEDDITQAAKMRVAEFKNNV; from the coding sequence ATGAAATTTGAAGCAAGCGATAGAGCAAAACTTCTAAAAATAGGCGTGCTTAGCCTGCTTGACCTTGCTCTCGTGCTACCAAAGGGCTTTGAGGATACGACGATCGCTAAGAGCCCAAGAGAAGGGCAGGTCTGCATAAATGTAAAGATCACTTCGCTCGCCTCGCGCCCTGGAATGCTAACGGCGCTTGCCTTTTGCGAGCAGTGGCAAAGCAGCGTAAAGATCGTCATTTTTAACGCAAAGTCCTGGCACTACGGCGCTTTTAAAATGGGCAAAGAGATGGCGATATATGGGCTTTGCTCCTACGCCTTTGGCTCGTGGCAGATCGTAAATCCAAAAATCACCACAAAAATAGGCCAGATCGTGCCTAAATTTAAGACCGAGCTAAAAGATGATGAAGTCAAAAAGCTTATTTTAAAATATATAAATTTACAAAATTTATTAGCCGAGGGCTTAAGTGAGCGAGAGGCTAAATTTCTAGCTAACCTGCAAAGGCTAGATGAGCAAAGCGTGCAAATTTTATACCACCTAAAAAATGATGGCGAGGGCGTGCAAATATTAAAATTTGTAGAAATTTTTAACTACATAAAAAAGCTAAGTGCTAAAAAAACCTACTTTAAAAGCCCAAAAATAAAGCTTTTTGATATAAACTCTTGGCTTAAGAGTTTGCCATTTACGCCGACAAATGACCAGCTAAACGCGATAAATGATATCAGAGACGACCTTAGCGCTGTGCAGGCAAAAAGGCGCGTCATAATGGGCGACGTGGGAAGTGGCAAGACATTAGTGATCCTAGCAGCTGCTCTTAGCGTATATCCTCAAAGTGCTATTTTGATGGCGCCAACAAGTATCTTAAGCGAGCAAATTTTTAACGAAGCAAAGAGGCTATTGCCGCCATTTATGAATGTGATGTTGGTTCAAAGTGGAGAGAAAAAGATAGACTTTGGTGGGGCAAATTTGATTATTGGTACGCATGCGCTACTCTTTCACGAGCTGCCAAACTCACCGCTAGTCATGGTAGATGAGCAGCACCGCTTTGGCTCAAACCAGCGCAAAAAGATAGAGGAGCTGGCCTCAAACGAGGACGAGCGAGCAAATTTCGTTCAGTTTTCAGCTACTCCCATACCAAGGACGCTAAGTTTGATCCGGTCTGAGATCGTTAATTTTAGCTTTTTAAAGCAGATGCCGTTTAAGAAAAATATAACGAGCCAAATTTTAGGTGCTAGCGAGTTTGGCTACCTGCTCACTCACATCAAAAAACAGCTTGCGGGCGGCTTTCAAGTAGCCATCATCTATCCGCTAGTTGAGAGCAGCGAGAGCTCAAACTACCAAAGCCTAAATGAGGCGCAGGGCTTTTGGCTAAAGAATTTCAAAAATGTCTTTGTCACGCACGGCAAGGATAAAGAAAAAGAGGAAATTTTAAGGCGCTTTAGGGAAGAGGGTGAAATTTTGCTTTCAACCACTGTTATTGAGGTCGGGATTTCGCTGCCAAGGCTAAATACGATAGTGATCGTAGGGGCTGAGCGGCTGGGGCTTGCCACGCTTCATCAGCTGCGCGGTAGAGTAGGGCGAAACGGCGGCGATGGATACTGCTTTTTATTTACCAAGCTAAAAGAGGCGCCAGCTAGACTAAAAGAATTTTGCGCGACAAATGACGGCTTTAAGGTGGCTGAGCTTGATCTGAAAAACCGACAAAGCGGCGATATACTAAACGGCTTTTTTCAGCACGGGGCGACCTTTAACTTCTACGACTACGAGGATGATATCACACAGGCTGCAAAGATGAGAGTGGCGGAATTTAAAAATAACGTTTAG
- a CDS encoding FecCD family ABC transporter permease: MKNANFSLVAIFLALLTIVCAFVALGIGRFYIPFSDVFSVLAHGFGFGDGAASNITNVIENLRIPRIIAAILVGAALSVSGAAYQGVFKNQLVSPDLLGVSAGACVGAATAIIFDLSLFWVQAFAFGFGLAAVAITLAIPKMMGRTSTLMLVLSGIIVSGLMGSIIGFLKYVADPETKLPDIVYWQLGSLAKLDSDNLIYIAPVMIICAVLLIAMSWRINLLSLGDESAARLGVNVAFERAVIIICATLLTACSVCISGIVAWVGLLMPHLARMLVGANNIKSMPASIFMGAMFLLFVDTLARSISVSEVPLGVLTGFIGTVFFVWVLWRNKKVA, encoded by the coding sequence ATGAAAAACGCAAATTTTTCGCTAGTTGCTATATTTTTAGCCCTGCTCACCATTGTTTGCGCCTTTGTAGCCCTTGGTATTGGTAGATTTTACATACCATTTAGCGATGTCTTTAGCGTGCTTGCTCACGGCTTTGGCTTTGGCGATGGCGCAGCTAGCAACATCACAAATGTGATAGAAAATTTGCGCATACCTCGCATCATCGCAGCTATCTTAGTCGGTGCCGCTCTTAGCGTGAGTGGTGCGGCCTATCAAGGCGTCTTTAAAAACCAGTTAGTTAGCCCTGATCTTCTAGGCGTCTCGGCTGGTGCTTGCGTGGGAGCTGCCACTGCGATCATCTTTGATCTATCGCTATTTTGGGTGCAGGCTTTTGCATTTGGCTTTGGCCTAGCAGCCGTTGCTATCACTCTAGCCATACCTAAGATGATGGGGCGCACGAGCACGCTTATGCTGGTTCTTTCTGGTATCATCGTAAGTGGCCTCATGGGTTCAATAATCGGCTTTTTAAAATATGTCGCTGATCCTGAAACAAAGCTACCTGACATAGTCTACTGGCAGCTTGGTAGCCTTGCTAAGCTTGATAGCGATAACTTAATATACATCGCCCCAGTGATGATCATCTGCGCCGTTTTGCTAATAGCCATGAGCTGGCGTATAAATTTGCTCTCTCTTGGCGACGAGAGTGCGGCAAGACTAGGCGTAAATGTGGCTTTTGAGCGCGCTGTCATCATCATCTGCGCTACGCTTCTTACAGCCTGCAGCGTCTGCATAAGCGGTATAGTCGCTTGGGTGGGACTTCTCATGCCTCACTTAGCGCGTATGCTAGTTGGTGCAAACAACATAAAAAGCATGCCAGCAAGCATATTTATGGGTGCGATGTTTTTACTATTTGTAGATACATTAGCTCGTAGCATAAGCGTGAGCGAAGTGCCTCTTGGCGTACTTACCGGCTTTATCGGCACAGTATTTTTCGTCTGGGTTTTATGGCGAAATAAAAAGGTTGCGTGA
- a CDS encoding ABC transporter ATP-binding protein yields MLEVRNLNFSYPNGAGKLENVNLKIGAGEILTILGRNGAGKSTTLGLISGSLKPVSGEIFLDGKNVDSLSNKERAKIMAYVAQSEVTEYDYTGLEFITMGRAAHLGIFARPSKEDEEIARIYTKKLEIEHLEEKFITQMSGGQKQMCMIARAMAAQPKMIIFDEPTSALDYGNQYKFLRTLKWLKEIGYSVVLTTHNPDFAVLLGGYVALVKGDGEVGFGTVDEIIRSENLSKLYGLNLNVSYIDEVKRECCLTYPL; encoded by the coding sequence ATGCTTGAAGTTAGAAATTTAAACTTTAGCTACCCAAATGGGGCTGGCAAACTAGAAAATGTAAATTTAAAGATAGGTGCAGGTGAGATTTTAACCATTCTTGGTCGAAATGGAGCTGGCAAATCAACAACCCTAGGCTTGATAAGTGGCTCGCTAAAGCCAGTTTCTGGAGAAATTTTCCTTGATGGCAAAAACGTTGATAGCCTAAGCAACAAAGAGCGCGCTAAGATCATGGCGTATGTCGCTCAAAGCGAGGTTACCGAGTATGACTACACTGGACTCGAATTTATAACAATGGGACGCGCGGCGCACCTTGGCATCTTTGCAAGACCTAGCAAAGAGGATGAGGAGATCGCTAGAATTTACACCAAAAAGCTTGAGATCGAGCACCTTGAAGAGAAATTTATCACTCAAATGAGTGGCGGTCAAAAGCAGATGTGTATGATCGCTCGTGCGATGGCTGCGCAACCAAAAATGATCATATTTGACGAGCCAACGAGCGCGCTTGACTACGGCAACCAGTATAAATTTTTACGCACACTCAAGTGGCTAAAAGAGATTGGCTACTCAGTCGTGCTAACCACTCACAACCCTGACTTTGCCGTACTTCTTGGCGGATATGTAGCACTTGTAAAGGGTGATGGCGAGGTTGGATTTGGCACGGTTGATGAGATCATCAGAAGCGAAAATTTAAGCAAGCTTTACGGACTAAATTTAAACGTGAGCTACATCGACGAAGTAAAAAGAGAGTGCTGTTTAACATATCCTCTTTAA
- a CDS encoding ABC transporter substrate-binding protein has protein sequence MQTNFMHKVTKFSLVASLFMTLSLNAAESARSITDMQGVKVSVPEKVEKIAALWNANNEIILALGGMDKVVATTDLIKNNKWFEHVYPKLKNLPAALNGKDLQIEELVKLAPDVIIVYNKNFQDELIKNGFSAVNLIFRDYPDMEKSIYATAEVIGTDDARKKAEKLANKIHDNSEFVTARTKSIPDAKRPKVLHLLGGANLLKVDGTNTIQNTWIKLGGGVNAINTEGSMIEVSAEEIINANPDIIIVGGNDTDAQIKKIKEHPAFSGSNAVKNGKIYGNPKGVFSWDRYGAENVLQILWAAKTIQPDLFKDVDIKVKTKEFYKEFLNHDLSDKEYDYILKALNPDGSSK, from the coding sequence ATGCAAACAAATTTTATGCATAAAGTAACCAAATTTAGCCTTGTTGCTTCACTATTTATGACTCTTAGCCTAAACGCAGCTGAGTCTGCAAGAAGCATAACCGATATGCAAGGCGTAAAAGTAAGCGTCCCAGAAAAAGTTGAGAAGATCGCTGCACTGTGGAATGCAAACAACGAGATCATCCTAGCACTTGGCGGTATGGATAAGGTTGTAGCCACAACCGATCTGATCAAAAACAACAAGTGGTTTGAGCACGTCTATCCAAAACTTAAAAATTTACCAGCCGCACTAAATGGCAAAGACCTTCAGATCGAAGAGCTTGTTAAACTTGCACCTGACGTTATCATAGTGTATAACAAAAATTTTCAAGATGAACTTATCAAGAATGGCTTTAGCGCGGTAAATTTGATCTTTAGAGACTATCCAGATATGGAGAAAAGCATCTATGCAACAGCTGAAGTCATAGGCACTGATGATGCTAGAAAAAAAGCTGAAAAACTTGCTAATAAAATCCACGATAACTCTGAGTTTGTAACAGCAAGAACAAAAAGCATCCCTGATGCTAAACGTCCAAAAGTACTTCACCTTCTTGGTGGTGCAAATTTGCTAAAAGTTGATGGTACAAACACCATCCAAAACACTTGGATCAAGCTAGGTGGCGGTGTAAATGCTATCAATACTGAGGGTTCAATGATCGAAGTTAGCGCTGAAGAGATCATTAATGCAAACCCTGATATCATCATCGTTGGCGGCAATGACACAGACGCACAGATCAAAAAGATAAAAGAGCACCCTGCATTCTCTGGCTCAAACGCTGTTAAAAACGGCAAAATTTACGGCAACCCAAAAGGTGTATTTAGCTGGGATAGATATGGTGCTGAAAACGTACTTCAAATTTTATGGGCAGCAAAAACTATCCAACCAGATCTATTTAAAGATGTCGATATAAAAGTAAAAACAAAAGAGTTTTATAAAGAGTTTTTAAATCACGATCTTAGTGACAAAGAGTATGACTACATCTTAAAAGCTCTAAATCCAGACGGTAGCAGCAAGTAA
- a CDS encoding excalibur calcium-binding domain-containing protein, whose product MKKVVLILFFALMANAADKFDCSKRYCKEMKSCEEAYHYLRKCGRSGFDRDRDGIPCENVCKERRVEK is encoded by the coding sequence ATGAAAAAAGTAGTTTTGATTTTATTTTTTGCATTGATGGCAAACGCGGCGGATAAATTTGATTGTTCTAAACGCTACTGCAAAGAGATGAAAAGTTGCGAAGAGGCATATCACTATCTAAGAAAATGCGGACGCAGTGGGTTTGATCGTGATCGTGACGGCATACCATGCGAAAATGTATGCAAAGAGCGTAGAGTAGAAAAATAA